A window from Candidatus Arthromitus sp. SFB-rat-Yit encodes these proteins:
- the rnc gene encoding ribonuclease III yields the protein MHETLIDKFQEIIGVKFKNIDILNLALTHSSYANERGLTEYNERLEFLGDSVLQLCITEYLYKNCKDNNEGDLTRKRASIVCEASLYKVGEKWKLGEFIKLSKGEKLSGGKTRISTIADAVEAVIAAVYLDSGYEFAKKFILKFFSYILDTGAIVNYLDHKTRLQEYIQSKTTDKIKYSLIKEEGPPHNKVFYVQVIIGEKIYGSGTGKSKKEAEQNAAYKTLKLFE from the coding sequence ATGCATGAAACACTTATTGACAAATTTCAAGAGATAATAGGCGTAAAGTTTAAAAATATAGATATATTAAATTTGGCATTAACACATAGTTCTTATGCTAATGAGCGTGGTTTGACAGAATACAATGAAAGACTGGAGTTCCTTGGAGATTCTGTACTCCAATTATGTATAACAGAGTATTTGTATAAAAATTGTAAGGATAACAATGAGGGTGATCTTACTCGTAAGAGAGCATCTATAGTTTGTGAGGCATCGCTTTATAAAGTTGGAGAGAAATGGAAACTTGGAGAATTCATTAAGTTAAGTAAGGGGGAAAAATTAAGCGGTGGTAAAACAAGAATTTCTACTATAGCCGATGCAGTAGAGGCGGTTATTGCAGCGGTTTATTTAGATAGTGGATATGAGTTTGCAAAAAAATTTATACTCAAATTTTTCTCATATATTTTGGATACAGGAGCAATAGTAAATTATTTAGACCATAAAACAAGACTTCAAGAATATATTCAATCTAAAACTACTGATAAGATAAAGTATAGCTTGATTAAGGAGGAAGGTCCTCCACATAATAAAGTATTTTATGTTCAGGTTATTATTGGTGAAAAAATATATGGATCAGGAACCGGTAAGTCTAAAAAAGAGGCTGAACAAAATGCTGCATATAAAACTTTAAAATTATTTGAGTAG
- a CDS encoding NAD(P)/FAD-dependent oxidoreductase, whose translation MKNVIVVGSGPAGMMASIAAAKCGHKVTLLEASNKIAKKMYISGKGRCNVTNNKSIESFLDNVLTNKEFLYSALYSFTNEDTIKFVEDGGTKLKVERGGRVFPLSNKSSDIIKSFEKQLNKNNVEILLDSKVSKINVNNNIVESIELLNDKIIKGDHYIFATGGASYPLTGSDGKLFNEYKRIGHTVTKLKPSLVPLEIKEKWTTKLQGVSIKNVNMILYKNNKKEISFQGDFIFTHFGVSGPIVLKISRYILGNENYSIEIDLKPALDDKEFDLRLQKDFVKYSNKDFKNSLDDLLPQKFIPIMVDLVKIDPNKKVNSITKQERKRIVECFKHLVINVKGLRPISEAIVTSGGIDVYEINPSTMKSKIIKNISFAGEVMDVDAFTGGYNIQIAISTGFLAGNSI comes from the coding sequence ATGAAAAATGTAATAGTTGTTGGATCGGGACCTGCTGGTATGATGGCATCTATAGCAGCTGCTAAATGTGGTCATAAGGTGACGTTGCTTGAAGCAAGCAACAAAATAGCTAAAAAAATGTACATATCGGGCAAAGGTAGATGCAATGTAACAAACAACAAATCTATAGAGAGTTTTTTAGATAATGTATTAACGAATAAAGAGTTTTTATATAGTGCTCTTTATAGTTTTACGAATGAAGACACGATAAAGTTTGTTGAAGATGGAGGAACTAAGCTTAAGGTTGAAAGGGGAGGTAGGGTTTTTCCGCTTTCTAACAAATCGAGTGATATAATTAAGAGTTTTGAAAAACAATTAAATAAAAATAATGTAGAAATTTTACTTGATTCAAAAGTTTCGAAAATAAATGTAAATAACAATATAGTTGAGTCGATTGAATTGTTAAATGATAAAATTATAAAGGGAGATCATTATATTTTTGCGACTGGAGGAGCATCATATCCTTTGACTGGATCTGATGGTAAACTTTTTAATGAATATAAAAGAATAGGTCATACTGTTACGAAATTAAAACCTTCTCTTGTTCCTTTAGAAATAAAGGAGAAATGGACTACGAAACTTCAAGGTGTTAGTATAAAGAATGTTAACATGATTCTTTATAAAAACAATAAAAAGGAAATTTCATTTCAAGGAGATTTTATATTCACTCATTTCGGTGTATCTGGACCGATTGTTTTAAAAATTAGTCGATATATTCTTGGGAATGAAAATTATTCTATAGAAATTGATTTGAAGCCAGCACTTGACGATAAAGAATTTGATTTAAGACTCCAAAAGGATTTTGTGAAATATAGCAATAAAGATTTTAAAAATTCTTTAGATGATTTATTGCCTCAAAAATTTATACCAATTATGGTTGACCTTGTAAAAATTGATCCAAATAAAAAGGTTAATTCTATTACAAAACAAGAGAGAAAACGAATTGTTGAATGTTTTAAACATCTTGTTATTAATGTCAAGGGATTAAGACCAATTAGTGAAGCTATAGTAACAAGTGGAGGAATAGATGTTTATGAAATAAACCCTAGTACTATGAAATCAAAAATTATTAAGAATATTTCTTTTGCGGGAGAGGTTATGGATGTTGATGCTTTTACTGGTGGGTACAATATTCAAATAGCAATATCTACTGGATTTTTAGCAGGAAATAGTATTTGA
- the pta gene encoding phosphate acetyltransferase, whose protein sequence is MRLLEKIIESAKNDVKKIILPEGTEERTIKATEKIIKEKIANIVLIGNEDVIKSKANSLGVNIEGAIIVDPIKSEKYDEYVNLFFELRKNKGMTIEKAKEIVKDEIYFGTLMLKNGDADGMVSGAVHTTADLLRPGMQIIKTSPGTKIVSSFFIMDVPNKNYGHDGILFFGDSAVNPNPTAEELACIAISTADNAKALSGVDPKVALLSFSSMGSAKHELVDKVIEAHRIANELRPDLMIEGELQLDTAIVADVCKTKAPNSRIKGMANILIFPDLQSGNIGYKLVERLANADAIGPICQGFAKPLNDLSRGCSVNDIVTMVAVTAVQAKTK, encoded by the coding sequence ATGAGACTATTAGAAAAAATTATAGAGTCAGCTAAAAATGATGTAAAAAAAATAATTTTACCAGAAGGAACTGAAGAGAGAACTATTAAAGCTACTGAAAAAATTATTAAGGAAAAAATAGCGAATATTGTATTAATAGGAAATGAAGATGTAATTAAATCTAAGGCTAACAGTTTAGGAGTTAATATAGAGGGTGCAATTATAGTCGATCCAATTAAGTCAGAAAAATATGATGAATATGTGAATTTATTTTTTGAATTAAGAAAAAATAAGGGTATGACTATTGAAAAAGCTAAGGAAATAGTTAAAGATGAAATATATTTTGGGACTTTAATGCTTAAAAATGGGGATGCTGATGGGATGGTTTCTGGTGCCGTACATACAACAGCAGATCTTTTAAGACCTGGAATGCAAATAATAAAGACTTCCCCGGGAACAAAAATTGTTTCAAGCTTTTTTATAATGGATGTTCCTAATAAAAATTATGGTCATGATGGAATATTATTTTTTGGAGATTCAGCAGTTAATCCGAATCCAACAGCTGAAGAATTGGCATGTATAGCTATATCTACTGCAGATAACGCTAAAGCTTTAAGTGGGGTAGATCCCAAGGTTGCATTATTATCTTTTTCGTCAATGGGTAGTGCAAAGCATGAGTTGGTAGATAAGGTTATTGAAGCACATAGAATTGCAAATGAGTTAAGACCTGATTTAATGATTGAAGGTGAACTTCAATTAGATACTGCGATAGTTGCTGATGTTTGTAAAACTAAAGCACCTAATAGCAGAATTAAAGGAATGGCAAATATTTTAATATTCCCAGATCTTCAATCAGGTAATATTGGGTATAAGCTTGTTGAGAGATTAGCTAATGCAGATGCTATAGGTCCAATATGTCAAGGATTTGCTAAACCTTTAAATGATTTATCAAGAGGGTGTAGTGTGAACGATATTGTAACTATGGTTGCGGTTACAGCAGTTCAGGCTAAAACAAAATAG
- the plsX gene encoding phosphate acyltransferase PlsX, which translates to MIRIVLDCMGGDNSPKAHVEGAILASKENKDLYIILVGKSKEILRELSKYEFDKNKINIVDAEDIIYSYDEPVKSIRSKKRSSLVVALNELIDKDYDGIVSTGNSGAFLVGCLFTVGKIKGVFRPALAPIIDRENGRFILLDSGANVDCDVKNIVQFADLGRLYYEILFKKDNPTVKLLNIGTEKNKGNSVIRKAYDQLMNDPNINFKGNLEARDIFKDDTNVVVCDGFIGNIALKIMEGTSKHIISLAIKDISKNFLYKIVEKIVPSFLNRVKGKYDYKKYGGAVFLGVKKVCVKSHGNSNEITIKNSINTAFKLVNEKIISSIEKLYL; encoded by the coding sequence ATGATTAGGATAGTACTTGATTGCATGGGGGGAGATAATTCGCCTAAGGCTCATGTAGAGGGTGCGATATTAGCTTCAAAAGAAAATAAGGATTTGTATATAATTTTAGTTGGAAAGAGCAAGGAAATTTTGCGAGAGTTAAGTAAGTATGAGTTTGATAAAAATAAAATTAATATAGTTGATGCAGAGGATATTATTTATAGTTATGATGAACCAGTTAAATCTATAAGGAGTAAAAAAAGATCAAGTTTGGTTGTTGCACTTAATGAATTAATTGATAAGGATTATGATGGGATTGTATCTACAGGTAATAGTGGTGCTTTTTTAGTTGGGTGTTTGTTTACCGTGGGGAAGATTAAAGGAGTTTTTAGACCTGCACTTGCTCCTATAATAGATAGAGAAAATGGAAGATTTATTTTATTGGACTCAGGGGCTAATGTTGATTGTGATGTAAAAAATATTGTACAATTTGCTGATCTTGGTCGGCTTTATTATGAAATATTATTCAAGAAAGATAATCCGACTGTAAAATTATTAAATATTGGAACAGAAAAGAATAAGGGTAATTCTGTTATTAGAAAGGCGTATGATCAATTGATGAATGATCCAAATATTAATTTCAAGGGGAATTTAGAAGCAAGAGATATATTTAAAGATGATACAAATGTTGTTGTGTGCGATGGTTTTATTGGGAATATTGCTTTAAAGATAATGGAAGGAACTAGTAAACATATAATCTCACTTGCTATTAAGGATATTTCAAAAAATTTTTTATATAAGATAGTTGAAAAAATTGTACCGTCTTTTTTGAATAGAGTTAAGGGTAAATATGATTATAAAAAATATGGAGGAGCTGTATTTTTAGGTGTCAAAAAAGTATGTGTAAAATCTCATGGGAATTCGAATGAAATTACTATAAAAAATTCAATTAATACAGCGTTTAAGCTAGTTAATGAGAAAATTATAAGTTCTATAGAAAAACTTTATTTATAA
- the acpP gene encoding acyl carrier protein: MFEKVRDIISEKLNVDQDEIKLESSIVDDLGADSIDLIELIMNLEEEYGISISDEEAVKLKTVGDVVDFINSQVEN; this comes from the coding sequence GTGTTTGAAAAAGTAAGAGATATAATTTCTGAAAAATTAAATGTTGATCAAGATGAGATTAAATTAGAATCATCTATAGTTGATGATTTAGGAGCTGATTCTATAGATTTGATCGAACTTATAATGAACCTTGAAGAAGAGTATGGTATAAGTATATCTGATGAAGAAGCTGTTAAATTAAAAACAGTTGGAGATGTTGTAGATTTTATAAACTCTCAAGTAGAAAATTAA
- a CDS encoding YceD family protein: MQINLREYKKNKVLKRDEEFSIPLQDLNVYDGEDFKFVDDIRVKANVLISDDLIQFKFDIHTKFSFNCSRCLIEFIKDFDLKCDDEMLLNNLDEDIILDSDQNLDFKGYIKNCVVVSIPQKKLCKDGCLGLCQKCGVDLNNNKCSCEKEEFSNAFYKLKEIFADFKEVE, encoded by the coding sequence ATGCAGATAAATTTGAGAGAATACAAAAAGAATAAGGTTTTAAAGAGGGATGAAGAGTTTTCTATTCCATTACAGGATCTTAATGTTTATGATGGAGAAGATTTTAAATTTGTTGATGATATTAGGGTTAAGGCGAATGTATTAATTTCTGATGATTTGATACAATTTAAATTTGACATTCATACGAAATTTAGTTTTAATTGTTCCAGATGTCTAATTGAATTTATTAAAGATTTTGATTTAAAGTGTGACGATGAGATGTTATTAAATAATTTGGATGAGGATATTATTTTAGATTCCGACCAAAATTTAGATTTTAAAGGTTATATAAAGAATTGTGTAGTTGTTAGTATACCTCAGAAAAAATTATGTAAGGATGGTTGTTTGGGTTTATGTCAAAAGTGTGGCGTAGATTTAAATAATAATAAATGTAGTTGTGAAAAGGAAGAGTTTAGCAATGCATTTTATAAGTTAAAAGAAATTTTTGCAGATTTTAAGGAGGTGGAGTAA
- a CDS encoding acetate/propionate family kinase, whose protein sequence is MKILVINCGSSSLKYQLIDMDTENAIAKGLVERIGISGSNLEQKIVGSDEKYKVEVDLKDHKEAIALVLETLCDKRFGLIKDLNEINAIGHRVVHGGEKYSKSVIVDENVIKNIEECIKLAPLHNPANLIGIKACKELMKDTPMVVVFDTAFHQTIPDKAFMYGLPYEFYEKYSIRKYGFHGTSHFFVANECAKAMGKNIENLKIITCHLGNGASVSAINGGRSVDTSMGFTPLQGLMMGTRCGDIDPAVVTFLINELNMSAKEVDELMNKKSGFLGVSGKSSDSRDIEDLQKQGDKRAELTLEMYCYRIKSYIGAYIAAMNGVDAIVFTAGIGENSPITRYNVCKDMENLGIIIDENKNNVRGKLTEISSDNSKVKVYLVPTNEELVIAKDTQALLK, encoded by the coding sequence ATGAAAATTTTGGTTATAAATTGTGGAAGCTCTTCTTTGAAGTATCAATTGATTGATATGGATACAGAAAATGCAATTGCTAAAGGTCTAGTTGAGAGAATAGGTATATCAGGCTCTAATTTAGAACAAAAAATTGTTGGATCTGATGAGAAGTATAAAGTGGAAGTTGATCTTAAAGATCATAAAGAAGCTATTGCGTTGGTTTTAGAAACATTATGTGATAAGAGATTTGGATTAATAAAAGACTTAAACGAAATTAATGCTATTGGACATAGGGTAGTACATGGTGGAGAAAAATATTCTAAATCTGTTATCGTAGATGAAAATGTTATAAAAAATATAGAAGAGTGTATTAAGCTTGCACCACTTCATAATCCTGCGAATCTTATAGGAATAAAAGCGTGTAAAGAGTTGATGAAAGATACCCCTATGGTTGTTGTTTTTGATACAGCATTTCATCAAACTATACCAGATAAAGCGTTTATGTATGGATTACCATATGAGTTCTATGAAAAATATTCAATAAGAAAATACGGATTCCATGGAACAAGTCATTTCTTTGTTGCAAATGAATGTGCAAAGGCTATGGGTAAAAATATAGAAAATTTAAAAATAATAACTTGCCATTTAGGTAATGGTGCTAGTGTTAGTGCTATTAATGGCGGGAGAAGTGTTGATACATCAATGGGATTCACGCCATTACAAGGGCTTATGATGGGCACAAGATGTGGAGATATAGACCCTGCAGTTGTAACATTTTTAATAAATGAGCTTAATATGAGTGCAAAAGAAGTAGATGAACTTATGAATAAGAAATCTGGATTTCTTGGGGTTTCAGGGAAAAGCAGTGATTCAAGAGATATTGAGGATTTACAAAAACAAGGCGATAAGAGAGCGGAATTAACTTTAGAAATGTATTGTTATAGAATTAAGTCTTATATTGGAGCTTACATTGCTGCAATGAATGGAGTGGATGCTATTGTATTTACTGCAGGTATAGGTGAAAATTCTCCTATTACAAGATATAATGTTTGTAAAGATATGGAGAATCTTGGAATTATAATTGATGAAAATAAAAATAATGTAAGAGGAAAGTTGACAGAAATTTCTTCAGATAATTCTAAAGTTAAAGTCTATTTAGTTCCAACGAATGAAGAACTTGTTATAGCGAAAGATACTCAAGCATTATTGAAGTAA
- a CDS encoding stage V sporulation protein S, translating to MEILKVSAQSQPKAVAGALAAVLRDKAVAEVQAVGAGAVNQAIKAIVITRGFVAPNGIDLVVIPAFSEISIDGEERTAIKFIVEPK from the coding sequence ATGGAAATTTTAAAAGTATCAGCGCAATCTCAACCTAAAGCAGTTGCAGGAGCTCTAGCAGCAGTATTGAGAGATAAGGCAGTAGCTGAGGTACAAGCAGTTGGGGCTGGGGCAGTAAATCAAGCGATAAAAGCTATTGTAATTACTAGAGGTTTTGTAGCTCCAAATGGTATTGATTTGGTTGTTATACCAGCATTTTCTGAAATATCAATTGATGGTGAAGAAAGAACAGCAATTAAATTTATTGTTGAGCCTAAATAG
- the rpmF gene encoding 50S ribosomal protein L32 translates to MGNPARKFSNGRRDSRRAQTFKLSAPNVMECPQCHEIKLPHRACKKCGFYNGKQVVSVKN, encoded by the coding sequence ATGGGAAATCCAGCGCGTAAATTTTCTAATGGGAGAAGAGATAGTAGGAGAGCACAAACTTTTAAGTTATCAGCTCCAAATGTTATGGAGTGTCCACAATGTCATGAAATTAAATTGCCTCACAGAGCATGTAAAAAGTGTGGCTTTTATAATGGTAAGCAAGTTGTGTCAGTTAAAAATTAA
- a CDS encoding tRNA (mnm(5)s(2)U34)-methyltransferase, whose amino-acid sequence MSFYKITDTAKKLLFENVKVKNISVDFTLGRGNDTLFLSENFNYVYSFDLQKECINDFKLKNIKNVELILDSHENVDKYLEEFDCGMYNLGYLPASDKKIITNVESTLISLRKSVDILNVGGFISVVLYVGHDQGRVESREVLKFCCDLDNKKFNVAYLNLLNKNNPPSLVLINKMR is encoded by the coding sequence ATGAGTTTTTATAAAATTACGGATACAGCTAAAAAATTGTTGTTTGAAAATGTTAAAGTAAAAAATATTTCTGTTGATTTCACTTTGGGTAGAGGTAACGATACTCTTTTTCTTAGTGAAAATTTTAATTATGTTTATTCTTTTGATTTACAAAAAGAGTGTATTAATGATTTTAAATTGAAAAATATCAAAAATGTAGAATTGATTTTAGATAGTCATGAAAATGTTGATAAGTATTTGGAAGAATTCGATTGTGGCATGTATAACTTGGGATATTTGCCAGCTTCAGACAAAAAGATAATAACAAATGTTGAATCCACTCTTATTAGTTTGCGTAAATCTGTAGATATTTTAAATGTTGGAGGTTTTATATCTGTTGTTTTATATGTTGGTCATGATCAGGGAAGGGTTGAAAGTCGGGAGGTTCTGAAATTTTGTTGTGACCTTGACAATAAAAAATTTAATGTTGCTTATCTTAATTTGTTGAATAAAAATAATCCGCCATCTTTGGTATTAATTAATAAAATGAGGTAG
- a CDS encoding bifunctional 4-hydroxy-3-methylbut-2-enyl diphosphate reductase/30S ribosomal protein S1 — MKFERYENMNISIAIDGPASSGKSSIAKCISDRFNFKFINTGLLYRLTTYISIKENIDFDLEEGRLIEIIKNSKIDVHSNYLVYNGLILGDELRTQEIDSKVSLVSSKSNIRRLINEILRSFKSENGIVMDGRDIGTEVLKDACLKFFIIADPDVRAKRRYDQLVKSGVDVEYNKILNEIEKRDNIDYNKEEGPLKKANDAKVIDTSNLDFQESVDEVSRIIVEYMIPKMEFKQVRVAENNGFCHGVLRAVNELDKVVKSDNDKNISTLGEIIHNKQIINYFSRQNVKIVNKENLDTLKDDRDILVIRAHGIPRDVEDVLITNFIEYVDATCGRVKVIHKKVRDYYEKGYDIVIVGNKNHPEIIGANSYCDYNAKFFFEDKLDGEILSDKVCVLSQTTEKYENFENAIKLVSEKCKDVVSLNTICDATYLRQRDAAQLAKDVDFMIIVGDKLSSNSNKLYEVSKKYCENSIIIERASDLKSDILNEIITNCYKVGITSGASTPDWIMKEVILMIENRTENNIKIGKLLRGKIESIDDKNLVLNVDENLEVILPIAEISLDERNKFGDTFKVGEYIDGKIISLSNSDGKVVLSRLEVFREKSLEILKEKFNNSERLSVIVKEDVKGGVIVEFNSIKLFVPASHLDFIHIENLNEFVGRELEVKVIEMKEEKNQFKIIGSRRAVLEEEKKIRENEIWKSLVLGDVVDCEVKRINTFGAFVDVNGVDGLLHISEISWGRIDKVSDVLNIGDKIKVKIIDLDRENRKLSLSMKVLQDDPWSNVDEKYPIGAVVLGKVVRFAEFGAFVELEPSIDGLVHISQISHKRVNDISDFLQIGQEVKAKIVEINKENKRIELSIKVIE, encoded by the coding sequence TTGAAGTTTGAGAGGTATGAAAATATGAATATATCGATAGCTATTGATGGTCCAGCTAGTTCTGGGAAAAGTTCGATTGCGAAGTGTATTTCAGATAGATTTAATTTTAAGTTTATAAACACAGGACTTTTATATAGACTTACTACTTATATTTCCATAAAAGAGAATATAGATTTTGATTTGGAGGAAGGTAGATTAATAGAAATTATTAAAAATTCTAAGATTGATGTACATAGTAATTATTTGGTTTATAATGGATTGATTTTGGGAGATGAACTGAGAACTCAAGAAATAGATAGTAAAGTATCCTTGGTATCATCAAAATCCAATATTAGAAGATTAATAAATGAAATTTTGAGATCGTTTAAGTCTGAAAATGGAATTGTTATGGATGGGCGTGATATTGGAACTGAAGTTTTAAAAGATGCCTGTCTTAAATTTTTTATAATAGCTGATCCGGATGTTAGAGCTAAGAGAAGATATGATCAGCTTGTTAAAAGTGGTGTTGATGTAGAATATAATAAAATATTAAATGAAATTGAAAAACGAGATAATATAGACTATAATAAAGAAGAAGGTCCTTTGAAAAAAGCAAATGATGCTAAAGTTATAGACACATCCAACTTAGACTTTCAAGAGTCAGTTGACGAGGTTTCGAGAATAATTGTTGAATATATGATACCTAAGATGGAGTTTAAACAAGTTAGGGTTGCGGAAAATAATGGATTTTGTCACGGAGTTCTTAGAGCAGTAAATGAATTGGATAAGGTAGTTAAGAGTGATAATGATAAAAATATTAGTACTCTTGGGGAGATAATTCATAATAAACAGATTATAAATTATTTTTCTCGACAGAACGTTAAAATAGTTAATAAAGAAAACTTGGATACCTTGAAAGATGATAGGGATATTTTGGTAATAAGAGCACATGGCATTCCTAGAGATGTTGAAGATGTTTTAATAACTAATTTTATAGAATATGTTGATGCTACTTGTGGTAGGGTTAAAGTTATACATAAAAAAGTAAGAGATTATTATGAAAAAGGATATGACATTGTAATAGTTGGAAACAAAAATCATCCAGAAATTATTGGAGCTAATAGCTATTGTGATTATAATGCGAAATTCTTTTTTGAGGACAAACTTGATGGAGAAATTTTATCAGACAAAGTATGTGTTTTGTCACAGACAACAGAAAAGTATGAAAATTTTGAAAACGCAATAAAGTTGGTTAGTGAAAAATGTAAAGATGTTGTTTCCTTAAATACTATTTGTGATGCTACATATCTTAGGCAACGTGATGCAGCACAATTAGCAAAAGATGTAGATTTTATGATAATTGTTGGAGATAAATTAAGTTCTAATTCTAATAAATTATACGAGGTTTCGAAAAAATATTGTGAAAATTCTATAATAATTGAAAGGGCTTCCGATTTAAAAAGTGACATTTTAAATGAGATAATTACTAATTGTTACAAAGTTGGAATAACATCTGGGGCTTCAACGCCAGATTGGATTATGAAGGAGGTAATTTTAATGATAGAAAATAGAACCGAAAACAATATAAAAATAGGAAAGTTGTTAAGAGGAAAAATAGAATCTATAGATGATAAAAATTTAGTTTTAAATGTTGATGAAAATTTAGAAGTAATTTTACCAATTGCAGAAATTAGTTTGGATGAGAGAAATAAATTTGGTGATACATTTAAGGTTGGAGAATACATAGATGGAAAAATTATTTCCCTAAGTAATTCAGATGGAAAAGTTGTATTATCTAGGCTTGAAGTTTTTAGAGAAAAATCCTTAGAAATCCTTAAAGAAAAGTTTAATAATAGTGAGCGACTTTCTGTTATTGTTAAGGAAGATGTAAAAGGCGGAGTAATTGTTGAATTTAATAGTATTAAATTATTCGTGCCTGCTTCACATTTAGATTTTATACATATAGAAAATTTAAATGAGTTTGTTGGTCGTGAATTAGAAGTTAAAGTTATTGAAATGAAAGAGGAAAAGAATCAATTTAAGATTATCGGTTCAAGAAGAGCTGTTTTAGAAGAGGAGAAAAAGATCAGAGAGAATGAAATTTGGAAAAGTTTAGTTCTTGGTGATGTTGTTGATTGTGAAGTAAAAAGAATAAATACATTTGGTGCATTTGTTGATGTAAATGGTGTAGATGGCTTGTTGCATATTTCTGAAATATCTTGGGGTAGAATAGATAAAGTAAGTGATGTTTTAAATATTGGTGATAAGATAAAAGTTAAGATAATTGATCTTGATAGAGAAAACAGAAAATTATCTCTAAGCATGAAAGTGTTGCAAGATGATCCATGGTCAAATGTTGATGAGAAATATCCTATTGGAGCAGTTGTGCTTGGTAAAGTTGTTAGATTTGCTGAGTTTGGAGCTTTTGTTGAGTTGGAGCCAAGCATAGATGGATTGGTTCATATATCACAGATCAGTCATAAAAGAGTTAATGATATATCTGACTTTTTACAAATAGGACAAGAAGTTAAGGCCAAGATCGTTGAGATAAATAAGGAAAATAAGAGAATAGAGTTAAGTATAAAAGTTATAGAGTAA
- a CDS encoding TIM barrel protein, producing MDKLIFGISGLPMGNGSEKFTYVTGIEYLHSLGLSAMELPFVRSVNITDKNREAVKTTREKYDFHITAHGSYFINMNAKEVEKKEKSIERLEKGILALSSVGGTDIIFHPGFYLDSTKEDTFNSVNEELGKLPVIPGSYYRLETTGKETQFGNLKELCNLVKNHDHVKLCVDFSHIHARYNGILKEYDDFAKIFEYIGEHLGEDALKDFHVHLSGIEYTAKGEKNHLPFEESDFNITECLRAFAKYDIKGCIICESPILEKDALLMKNIYESM from the coding sequence ATGGATAAGCTTATCTTTGGAATTTCTGGTCTACCTATGGGAAATGGATCAGAAAAATTTACATATGTAACTGGGATAGAATACTTACATTCACTTGGGCTTTCTGCAATGGAGCTTCCATTTGTTCGATCTGTAAACATAACAGATAAAAATCGTGAAGCTGTGAAAACTACTCGTGAAAAATATGATTTTCATATAACAGCCCATGGCTCATACTTTATAAATATGAATGCAAAAGAAGTTGAAAAAAAAGAAAAGTCAATAGAAAGATTAGAGAAAGGAATACTTGCGTTGTCATCTGTGGGTGGAACTGATATTATATTTCATCCAGGATTTTATTTAGATTCAACAAAAGAAGATACTTTCAATTCTGTAAATGAAGAATTAGGAAAACTTCCAGTAATACCAGGATCATATTATAGACTTGAAACGACTGGAAAAGAAACTCAGTTTGGGAATCTAAAAGAGCTTTGTAATCTTGTAAAAAATCATGATCACGTAAAACTTTGTGTGGACTTCTCACACATACACGCAAGATATAATGGAATATTAAAAGAATATGACGACTTTGCCAAAATATTTGAATACATCGGTGAACATTTAGGTGAAGATGCACTCAAAGATTTTCATGTTCACTTATCTGGAATTGAATACACTGCAAAAGGAGAAAAAAACCATCTTCCATTTGAAGAAAGTGATTTCAATATAACTGAATGTCTTCGTGCTTTTGCTAAATATGATATTAAAGGGTGTATAATTTGTGAAAGCCCAATCCTCGAAAAAGATGCATTGCTAATGAAAAATATTTATGAAAGTATGTAA